The following proteins are co-located in the Larus michahellis chromosome 9, bLarMic1.1, whole genome shotgun sequence genome:
- the BRS3 gene encoding bombesin receptor subtype-3, with protein sequence MSQVYLHSANQTLCASTNGTELKSILDNETTNEKWTEDSFPGLEILCTIYITYAVIISVGLLGNAILIKVFFKIKSMQTVPNIFITSLAFGDLLLLLTCVPVDATRYIVDTWVFGRIGCKLLSFIQLTSVGVSVFTLTVLSADRYRAIVKPLELQTSDALLKTCCKAGCVWIVSMIFAIPEAVFSDLYSFSNPEKNVTFEACAPYPVSEKILQEAHSLVCFLVFYIVPLAVISVYYFLIARTLYKSTSNMPAEEHGHARKQIESRKRVAKTVLVLVALFAFCWLPNHILYLYRSFTYHASVDASTFHLIATIFSRALAFSNSCVNPFALYWLSKSFRQHFKKQVSCCKAKLGRKPPSGTHSNTPTRALSVTGSTHGSEISVTLLTDYSITKEEESV encoded by the exons ATGTCTCAAGTATACTTGCATTCAGCTAATCAGACTTTGTGTGCATCTACAAATGGTACAGAACTGAAATCAATCCTTGATAATGAAACCACAAACGAAAAATGGACCGAAGACTCCTTTCCAGGATTAGAAATACTGTGCACAATTTATATTACATACGCTGTGATCATTTCAGTGGGTCTCCTTGGAAATGCTATACTCATCAAAGTCTTTTTCAAGATTAAATCAATGCAGACGGTTCCAAACATCTTCATCACCAGCCTGGCATTTGGAGACCTCCTGCTTTTATTAACTTGCGTGCCTGTAGATGCAACGCGGTACATTGTGGATACCTGGGTCTTCGGAAGAATTGGGTGCAAGCTGCTGTCTTTTATCCAGTTAACCTCAGTTGGAGTATCAGTGTTTACCCTGACTGTTCTCAGTGCTGACAG GTACAGAGCCATCGTTAAGCCCTTGGAACTGCAGACTTCGGATGCGCTCCTGAAGACCTGCTGTAAAGCCGGCTGTGTGTGGATTGTCTCCATGATATTTGCTATCCCAGAGGCTGTTTTTTCAGATTTGTATTCTTTCAGCAATCCTGAGAAAAACGTAACTTTTGAGGCATGTGCCCCCTATCCTGTATCTGAGAAGATCCTGCAGGAAGCTCACTCCCTGGTTTGCTTCTTAGTGTTCTATATTGTACCCTTAGCTGTCATTTCTGTCTACTATTTTCTTATCGCCAGAACTTTATATAAAAGTACATCCAACATGCCAGCAGAAGAACATGGTCATGCCCGTAAGCAG ATTGAATCCCGCAAGAGAGTTGCAAAAACAGTGCTGGTGCTTGttgctttgtttgccttttgCTGGCTGCCTAACCACATCCTCTACCTGTACCGCTCTTTTACATACCACGCTTCTGTAGACGCTTCCACCTTTCATCTGATAGCCACTATTTTTTCCCGTGCCTTGGCCTTCAGCAATTCCTGCGTCAATCCTTTTGCTCTTTATTGGCTGAGTAAAAGTTTCCggcaacattttaaaaagcaagtctCGTGCTGCAAGGCAAAACTTGGAAGGAAGCCTCCCAGTGGTACCCACAGTAATACACCCACCAGAGCCCTGTCCGTCACGGGCAGCACGCACGGCTCAGAAATCAGTGTTACACTGCTAACAGATTACAGCAtcacaaaagaagaggaaagcgtTTAG
- the HTATSF1 gene encoding 17S U2 SnRNP complex component HTATSF1 isoform X1: MSGEDGNEEFYRQLQLQQQYEAEPGGEGEADPFTYVDPADGAAYEWDREKKAWFPKAKPRQLALPPSVTQPAAFCSFVVKSRRLAFLLGCESTIAQARHEVTVIFVDTNKSLLTLTCITEDFLATYHANYGFHGDDTDSSSASGTATESKQPVTSKTSGTQPSANEKGPKQTDPKQKAEKRKLEPGWFHVEEDRNTNVYVTGLPPDITKDEFVQVMSKCGIIMRDPQTEEHKIKLYKDKEGNLKGDGLCCYLKRESVQLALRLLDEAEIRGYKLHVEVAKFQLKGEYDASKKKKKCKDYKKKLSQQQKQLDWRPEKKDGATRMRHERIVIIRNMFHPKDFEEDPLVLNEIREDLRTECEKFGQVKKVLIFDRHPDGVASVSFKEATEADLCKLTLNGRWFGGRQLSAETWDGVTDYQVEETAREREERLKVWGSFLEDPDAKEQQPTSDSDAATSSVKLPEGKQPSKVNETSKDVNDEAHKRENNGEGINEDGAPSTDSSLAGSDVEADT; the protein is encoded by the exons ATGAGCGGCGAGGACGGGAACGAGGAGTTCTACcggcagctgcagctccagcagcagtaCGAGGCCGAGCCCGGCGGCGAGGGGGAGGCCGACCCCTTCACCTACGTGGACCCGGCCGATGGGGCCGCCTACGAGTGGGACCGGGAGAAGAAGGCCTGGTTCCCCAAG GCAAAACCACGGCAGCTGGCGTTGCCTCCGTCTGTAACCCAACCGGCTGCATTCTGCTCTTTTGTTGTGAAGAGCCGTAGGTTGGCTTTTCTCCTTGGCTGCGAATCTACAATTGCTCAGGCCCGGCATGAAGTCACAGTTATATTTGTGGATACTAACAAATCGTTACTGACGTTGACATGT ataaCAGAAGATTTCCTGGCAACGTATCATGCCAACTATGGCTTCCATGGAGATGATACAGACAGTTCATCTGCTTCTGGCACAGCAACTGAAAGTAAGCAACCAGTAACTTCTAAGACATCAGGAACGCAACCATCAGCAAACGAGAAAGGACCAAAACAAACAGAtcccaaacaaaaagcagaaaaacggAAGCTTGAGCCAG GGTGGTTTCATGTTGAAGAAGACAGAAACACAAATGTTTATGTGACTG gttTGCCACCAGATATTACTAAAGATGAATTTGTACAAGTCATGTCAAAATGTGGCATCATCATGCGAGATCCACAGACAGAAGAACACAAAATCAAACTTTACAAAGATaaggaaggaaatcttaaaggagATGGGCTCTGTTGCTATCTAAAG AGAGAATCAGTTCAACTTGCATTGAGACTTCTGGATGAGGCAGAAATTAGAGGCTATAAATTGCATGTTGAAGTTGCAAAGTTTCAACTGAAGGGGGAGTATGATGCaagcaaaaagaagaagaaatgtaaaGACTACAAGAAGAAGCTGTCTCAACAGCagaa ACAGCTGGATTGGAGGCCTGAGAAGAAAGATGGCGCAACTCGAATGCGACATGAACGCATCGTTATTATCAGGAATATGTTTCACCCAAAGGACTTTGAG GAGGATCCCTTAGTGCTAAATGAGATCAGAGAAGATCTGCGGACAGAATGTGAAAAGTTTGGTCAAGTAAAGAAAGTTCTCATATTTGAT CGACACCCCGATGGCGTGGCTTCTGTGTCATTTAAAGAAGCAACAGAAGCCGATCTGTGCAAGCTAACTCTAAATGGAAGGTGGTTTGGTGGCCGTCAGCTCAGTGCTGAAACATGGGATGGTGTAACCGATTATCAG GTGGAGGAGACtgcaagagaaagggaagaaaggctcaAGGTGTGGGGATCATTTCTAGAGGATCCTGATGCAAAGGAGCAGCAACCTACATCTGATTCAGATGCCGCAACAAGTAGCGTTAAACTGCCTGAAGGCAAACAACCTTCAAAAGTTAATGAGACATCTAAGGATGTAAATGATGAAGCCCATAAGAGGGAGAATAATGGTGAGGGCATTAATGAAGATGGTGCTCCATCTACAGACAGCAGCCTTGCAGGCAGCGATGTGGAAGCAGATACATAA
- the HTATSF1 gene encoding 17S U2 SnRNP complex component HTATSF1 isoform X2, protein MSGEDGNEEFYRQLQLQQQYEAEPGGEGEADPFTYVDPADGAAYEWDREKKAWFPKITEDFLATYHANYGFHGDDTDSSSASGTATESKQPVTSKTSGTQPSANEKGPKQTDPKQKAEKRKLEPGWFHVEEDRNTNVYVTGLPPDITKDEFVQVMSKCGIIMRDPQTEEHKIKLYKDKEGNLKGDGLCCYLKRESVQLALRLLDEAEIRGYKLHVEVAKFQLKGEYDASKKKKKCKDYKKKLSQQQKQLDWRPEKKDGATRMRHERIVIIRNMFHPKDFEEDPLVLNEIREDLRTECEKFGQVKKVLIFDRHPDGVASVSFKEATEADLCKLTLNGRWFGGRQLSAETWDGVTDYQVEETAREREERLKVWGSFLEDPDAKEQQPTSDSDAATSSVKLPEGKQPSKVNETSKDVNDEAHKRENNGEGINEDGAPSTDSSLAGSDVEADT, encoded by the exons ATGAGCGGCGAGGACGGGAACGAGGAGTTCTACcggcagctgcagctccagcagcagtaCGAGGCCGAGCCCGGCGGCGAGGGGGAGGCCGACCCCTTCACCTACGTGGACCCGGCCGATGGGGCCGCCTACGAGTGGGACCGGGAGAAGAAGGCCTGGTTCCCCAAG ataaCAGAAGATTTCCTGGCAACGTATCATGCCAACTATGGCTTCCATGGAGATGATACAGACAGTTCATCTGCTTCTGGCACAGCAACTGAAAGTAAGCAACCAGTAACTTCTAAGACATCAGGAACGCAACCATCAGCAAACGAGAAAGGACCAAAACAAACAGAtcccaaacaaaaagcagaaaaacggAAGCTTGAGCCAG GGTGGTTTCATGTTGAAGAAGACAGAAACACAAATGTTTATGTGACTG gttTGCCACCAGATATTACTAAAGATGAATTTGTACAAGTCATGTCAAAATGTGGCATCATCATGCGAGATCCACAGACAGAAGAACACAAAATCAAACTTTACAAAGATaaggaaggaaatcttaaaggagATGGGCTCTGTTGCTATCTAAAG AGAGAATCAGTTCAACTTGCATTGAGACTTCTGGATGAGGCAGAAATTAGAGGCTATAAATTGCATGTTGAAGTTGCAAAGTTTCAACTGAAGGGGGAGTATGATGCaagcaaaaagaagaagaaatgtaaaGACTACAAGAAGAAGCTGTCTCAACAGCagaa ACAGCTGGATTGGAGGCCTGAGAAGAAAGATGGCGCAACTCGAATGCGACATGAACGCATCGTTATTATCAGGAATATGTTTCACCCAAAGGACTTTGAG GAGGATCCCTTAGTGCTAAATGAGATCAGAGAAGATCTGCGGACAGAATGTGAAAAGTTTGGTCAAGTAAAGAAAGTTCTCATATTTGAT CGACACCCCGATGGCGTGGCTTCTGTGTCATTTAAAGAAGCAACAGAAGCCGATCTGTGCAAGCTAACTCTAAATGGAAGGTGGTTTGGTGGCCGTCAGCTCAGTGCTGAAACATGGGATGGTGTAACCGATTATCAG GTGGAGGAGACtgcaagagaaagggaagaaaggctcaAGGTGTGGGGATCATTTCTAGAGGATCCTGATGCAAAGGAGCAGCAACCTACATCTGATTCAGATGCCGCAACAAGTAGCGTTAAACTGCCTGAAGGCAAACAACCTTCAAAAGTTAATGAGACATCTAAGGATGTAAATGATGAAGCCCATAAGAGGGAGAATAATGGTGAGGGCATTAATGAAGATGGTGCTCCATCTACAGACAGCAGCCTTGCAGGCAGCGATGTGGAAGCAGATACATAA
- the VGLL1 gene encoding transcription cofactor vestigial-like protein 1 isoform X1 has translation MEDTSKLSPKPCKSKEPVKTEWGSQSVVFTYFQGDINSVVDEHFSRALSNAKNPQDLSTKHKGETVVLKNVDSMSPHQWNFSSHCSKPYPSSSATSMSNSGLNFSAAGMAGQYQPSAPRSHPTQPADLWPFPSIGTPSFTSSVYHHALPDLHAVDEPISDRKYGSLLGLLQQERCLTSMQECTVKQHSSSACMTGPARLQNISQSSAPGGERKASSYQGSENPSVSHAAAGIQIHNRRRDLYF, from the exons ATGGAAGACACCAGTAAGCTCTCTCCAAAGCCGTGTAAAAGCAAAGAACCCGTGAAAACAGAATGGGGGTCTCAGAGTGTTGTATTTACGTATTTCCAAGGGGATATTAACAGCGTGGTAGATGAGCATTTTTCTAGAGCTCTGAGCAATGCCAAGAACCCACAAGACCTGAGCACAAAGCACAAGGGCGAGACTGTTGTCCTGAAGAACG taGATAGCATGTCTCCCCATCAGTGGAATTTCTCTTCACATTGCTCCAAACCATATCCATCATCTTCTGCTACAAGCATGTCAAATTCTGGTCTGAATTTTTCTGCTGCTGGTATGGCAGGCCAATACCAGCCATCAGCTCCACGGAGTCATCCAACTCAGCCTGCAGATTTATGGCCCTTCCCTTCCATCGGGACTCCCAGTTTTACCAGTTCGGTATATCATCATGCCTTGCCTGACCTGCATGCGGTAGATGAACCGATCTCTGACAGGAAATACGGTTCTCTTCTTGGTCTTCTGCAACAGGAAAGGTGCCTGACATCCATGCAAGAATGTACCGTGAAGCAACACTCAAGTTCTGCTTGTATGACTGGACCTGCTAGGTTACAAAATATAAGCCAAAGTTCAGCTCCTGGGGGAG agaggaaaGCAAGCTCTTACCAAGGCTCAGAAAATCCCAGCGTAAGCCATGCCGCTGCAG GTATTCAGATTCACAACAGAAGACGAGATTTGTACTTTTAG
- the VGLL1 gene encoding transcription cofactor vestigial-like protein 1 isoform X2: protein MEDTSKLSPKPCKSKEPVKTEWGSQSVVFTYFQGDINSVVDEHFSRALSNAKNPQDLSTKHKGETVVLKNDSMSPHQWNFSSHCSKPYPSSSATSMSNSGLNFSAAGMAGQYQPSAPRSHPTQPADLWPFPSIGTPSFTSSVYHHALPDLHAVDEPISDRKYGSLLGLLQQERCLTSMQECTVKQHSSSACMTGPARLQNISQSSAPGGERKASSYQGSENPSVSHAAAGIQIHNRRRDLYF, encoded by the exons ATGGAAGACACCAGTAAGCTCTCTCCAAAGCCGTGTAAAAGCAAAGAACCCGTGAAAACAGAATGGGGGTCTCAGAGTGTTGTATTTACGTATTTCCAAGGGGATATTAACAGCGTGGTAGATGAGCATTTTTCTAGAGCTCTGAGCAATGCCAAGAACCCACAAGACCTGAGCACAAAGCACAAGGGCGAGACTGTTGTCCTGAAGAACG ATAGCATGTCTCCCCATCAGTGGAATTTCTCTTCACATTGCTCCAAACCATATCCATCATCTTCTGCTACAAGCATGTCAAATTCTGGTCTGAATTTTTCTGCTGCTGGTATGGCAGGCCAATACCAGCCATCAGCTCCACGGAGTCATCCAACTCAGCCTGCAGATTTATGGCCCTTCCCTTCCATCGGGACTCCCAGTTTTACCAGTTCGGTATATCATCATGCCTTGCCTGACCTGCATGCGGTAGATGAACCGATCTCTGACAGGAAATACGGTTCTCTTCTTGGTCTTCTGCAACAGGAAAGGTGCCTGACATCCATGCAAGAATGTACCGTGAAGCAACACTCAAGTTCTGCTTGTATGACTGGACCTGCTAGGTTACAAAATATAAGCCAAAGTTCAGCTCCTGGGGGAG agaggaaaGCAAGCTCTTACCAAGGCTCAGAAAATCCCAGCGTAAGCCATGCCGCTGCAG GTATTCAGATTCACAACAGAAGACGAGATTTGTACTTTTAG